The Cryptomeria japonica chromosome 2, Sugi_1.0, whole genome shotgun sequence region TGTAGTCATTTGCAAAGTTGGGTCTATTTCCCTAACCTTTACTTATTCTAATGTACATACATTCTAATATATTTATCCATACACACAGGCTCACAATGAAATATTTGTACCTATTCATACACTTATTCCAATACATTCATTACCTATGTTGATATGATTGTTTTTATATCTTAGGATATTTCCACAAATTCAATGTCAATCTTGTGGCTATCAAATTGACCTCtagaattttcaaattcaaattcaagctTTGGCGAACTCTCTCCCATTCCATTCATGACAAGGGTCAACTAAACAcacattttggaaaaaaaattgttaTGCCCTTGTATTTAAAGACATTTAATTGCTCATTAATATCATTAAATAACATTGAATATCATCACTCACATTTACAAAAGGAGCATGCTAAGAATATTTCGATTGGAGTGCCTTAAAATATCTTAATTCAATATTGAAAACTTTTAGAGCATTTGCACAATTGAAGTCTTTCATCTTTGGTCATTTATCTAATGGGGGTTGACCTAGGAGAACACACCCTTAGTAAGATAATGATAATCCTCCAAAGATATTTTTAAATATCACCAATTTCATATAGTAGAAAGGTGGAAGAGTCAAAGTTGAATTGGGTGAATCGATATAGTAGAAATGTACAAATTGTTGAGATAATGATAAtcctccaaaaatatttttaaatatcaccAAATTTCATATTGTAGAAAGGTGGAAGAGCCAAAGTTGAATTGGATGAATCAATAAGTAGAAGTGTACAAATTGTTGATTCACAAATTAGACTTCTTATAATGTAGATTACTTATTCATAGATTCAACTCACACATTAAAAACTACCTAtcaaaattttcagaaaaaaactAGAAATTGTCATATTCCATTTTAATCACAAAGCATTCACAACATCTACATGAAATTGGAGTAACCTAGATTATTCTTAGGAAAGGTTTACTACAATAATGTTTTTACGAATCAATAATTgtataattgattattttaaattttttacgtaataatttttaaaatttctttatTCCTTCCCcaaatatacataaataaataaaaaatgccttGTTGTCGGCTACTCAGAACTCCCCAGTCTGTCATTAGAGAAAGAGAGTTTAAACATGGTCCTTACAAAAGAGAAATATATCGCTTATCAatcatatgaatgaatgaatgaaagattttaatgacgtccacgagACTGATCAGTCTATGGACCGAGGATAGCATTCTTAATTAATCTTCATATTTTTTCCCTATCCAATCTTCTACTATTGATTTTGACAAGGAGGCTAGCAGTCTGATTAATTCTATCTTCTTCAAATAACTGATGCATGTTGTCAACCTTTAATCCATTTTCATACCGAGTGTGGATGTCCTCATAACCCACACACTCAATGATGTAGTGCCATTATGTTTCTACAACCCCTTTATTGCAGAATACACAAGTTCTTTCCTCTCATGCTTCTTTGGGTATCTTCCACCTATGCATCTCACATCTAAGGTGGTGTGACTCGGTTCTCAGTTGTGCAATTAGCATCCGTGCTTTACCTTTAATAGCCCCTAAATATAGTTTTTTCATCGTGATCCTTTGTTAGATTACACTCTTTGATGTAGtatgctttttccacccaacctacTTTGTCCACATGGTAATacaaaaattttcaataacataactTTTTATTTCACGATTGGTGTTAGGGCCCTCATGCAAATCAATGTTCCACTTGTTCATCCAATTGTTGTTCTGCTTCATTCAGGTTTTCTTcctctgatttagcatcccttcCACAACCATTTTAGGGCAGCGATGCTTATCCATGTTCGCAACTTTCTTTAAATAACATATCAATCGGGCTATAGCCAAAGCTTCTAGAGGAAAAGTACCTACTTCAGCTAACAAATTTTCATATAGGATCGTGCTTTTAACTTTGAGATTGCTTGTTATTAAATGCTTCTGGATTCTTTCTAGTTGCCTCCAATTGCAGTTTGACATGATGCTACCCCATACTTCACAACCATAGAGAATAACTAGTGTGACTAGAAGACCAAAAAGGGTTTTCTTGGTTTTCCAACCCCAAAGTTCTACTTTTTTGCACCTATTTTGAAGTAAGTATGAGGCTTTCCAACCTCCTTGTATCCTTTTTGTCCTACAAGTTTCCCAACTGAGCTTGTAGTGAAAGTCAATCCCAAGGTACTTGTATTCTTTCACTATTTCCAAACGGTGCAAGTTGTAGATTCATGGGGGAGCTTCCTCACAACTTGGAGTGCCCTTTAGGAAATTCTTTGAAAAAATAAGGAAAGTCGACAGGCATTGTCCATCTGAATCACATTTGAATGAATTGTTTTTATTCTGCTCTCTACTAACATGGCCTACAAGTGATATGTGTGCAAAATTATAAATTTATAGTATATTTTCTTAATTTCCTTAAGTTTTTCTAATTTCAAATATAAGTATTTAAATTTAAAGGTTTAATGATCAAATTTAAAAATGAGTTAGTTGTATGAATTTCTTTATAAAAAATATTGTAGGGAATGATGTATATACATTTTGTGATTTATGGAAGGTGTTTCAAGCTCTTTGAATGAATTTAAGTGGTTGTAAACTAAATATCTTATAGTAGTGATCAAATTTGTAGTCTAAAGGATGAAATATAATGACTTGAAATTTTGCTTAATTTACTATTGCCCACtagttaattatttaaaaaaaattgtgcatGGACATTTGAATTATAGTTATTCAAACTTATCAAATATGATGTTATTGGAATGATGAAACTTCCAAAATTACTCTCAATAAATCTTTGCCTATTGTTCAAAGTCTATCTAAAAACTCTTGGCTAGTTCTAAATCATGTTTTACTAATATCTACCTTTGTAAGATATGCATTCCAAAATTATACTATATAGTCATTAATCACCATTCATTTAACAATGTCTAATGAAAGCTCATGAATTATTACATTAATGtgaaagtaaatgatctaaatgagAAACTTAGACCAAATATATCTCAAACGTCTTATTATTTGTCTAAATaagttgaatgcttgatgaattagTCTAGACTTATTCCACAAAATATTGTTCTAATAGATTTGTATCATGAAATATAATTTTAGCCATTGATCTTCATTCATCAAATGGCAAAGTTTTGAGAGTCAAGAAAATCAATCTATTTGAGTGaagttaataattttttaataacaTTTAGCTACTACTCCCAAAAGTGAACATATAAAATTATAAAAGTTTAATGATACAAAGTTTATATAGGACATTATGAATGGTGACACTTAATGTGTGTATCCTTATATTATAGACCAagcttgaaaaattatttaaaaaaatgttatCCATTTTAACATGATTATTGGAAGAgtgtagaaattaaaaaaaaaacaaatagaaaaaaaagggtatttgtttttgataataaagcagccaaaacaaggggtCTGACCCATAATACACAGAAAGCCATGGAGAGAGCTTAACGAGCACACACACAGTTGCCAAATGGTAGTCAGCCaatccctatcttaatcatcaaaaacataaaccaccAGGACCTATAGAATAACCTAGGATTGATAACAATCACGCCCATATAGCAACATAAACAGAAGATAACCAAAAAGAAACTAAACTTAAACCATCTATCCTTAGAGGTAAGCATATTGTTTAGACTATAATAACTAAAGAAAGTAAAGAGAGTCTTAACCAGCCTCATAGGGATGATAAATAAATTAAACTTAACAAGGATCTAGCCGATCCTGAAACGAAAACTAGAACAAAAAAGGAAAGCAACACTCATTAATCATTTTTTCCAGTTCCCATGTGCTGGGAGAGCAATAGCCTAGTCCAATCTTCaacaaggaattcaaatagttccttAGTGGTGTCACCTTCCAACCCACCTTGGTTCACTTTTTCCTGGTGCAGCAAGCACATTGTAGTGGTCGAGGAGTGCATGACTTTAATGGAAAATTTTGCAAATTTGCTGACATGGGAATCCAGATAGTCCAGCTTCTTCTTCACAATGTTCAAGTCCTTGGAGATAGCTTTACACCTCACACAATGCACCACCTCCTCCTTCTCTCCACCTTCAACAATAGTCTGACTGCCCTCAGACTTCCTCCCATCCTCCTTAGAGATCTGATTATGCGGGGGGGAAGTGGTAGAAGAAGGGGAGGTGTTCTTATTATCTTCCTTTATGGTTTCAGAGTCAGGGGCATTGGTATCCAACTTAGAAGGCTTCGAGCCCTCTATGGCCTCCATATCATCCTCAACCTTATCACTTTCTTCACTCTCAAATTATTCCTCACTGTCTTTGGCATAGTTCTTCCTCACAACAATTTGTTTCATACGGGGTTTACTAGCAAATTTGTTGGACCTCCGAGGGGTCACACCGTCCTCCACGTCAAACTCAACTAACAGGATCTTGGGCTCTTTCCTGGGTTTTATGCAGGTAGCTTTGGTAGCGGAAGGATTACATTTTTTTTTCTCCCCAATTTTAGGGGAATGAGAGGGGCATGGTCAAAGGATTGACATGGCGTATTAGGCTTTTTCGAGGTCTTTGTATTTCCTTTTTTATTACCAACAAGGGGGCCTTGGTAGGAGGGAGTGAGTTGGACAAAGATGGGTTTAGGTAGACACAGGGCCCGGTGGAAATTGTAGAGCCGAAACATTAAACCCTGGTGAAGGATGGTGAAATTGTTGTCCTGACTCATGCAATGACGAACTTCTTTAACAGTAGATTCCAGAGCATGAAGTAAAAAGAACGAAAAGGAAATAGTATCATGGTTGCGAAAATGATTGAGCAACGGGAAGTGGTAGTAATATAAAACCCCATATCTTCCCTCAAGGGTAAAATATTTCATGATAATTTTACACACCTAGTCCCACGGATAAGGTAGGCATTCTTTGTTGAAACCCCCACACAGCTTAACTGGATCCTCACCCTTTTTGTAAAATCCATTTAAACTAGTCTCATTCGTGATCCTGCTAGTTTTCTTCCACTTCCTTCCCTCAGTAGAAAGTCTCGTAGCCTGGGCAATGACATCTTCATTAATTTCAAACGAAATATCCCCCATAACAACTCTCCTATCTTTCCAGCTGCTGACAAATTGCATGGAGAGGTTTTGTCAAACCATGTCATGGCTTCCATGAATGAGATAATGCCCCCTTCCTTGACATACATCCAAACACATGGGTCATTGTGGAAGTAGTCATCAACAATGTTCGGCTCAATCCGGAATAAATCCCCCCCCCATATCATCTTCCTCTAGAGTGATGTTGGTAAGCAACGTGGAACTGGTAATGGTTTTACAGAGGGAGAAACCTGAGTGAAAGGTAAGAATGATTGACAGAATTATAGCCAAAGTGTGGTGAAAACTGCAATAATTATCTTTTATGGTGTTTCCCAAGGCATGTGTCTGCTAGCTCCGATAAGCATGCGAAAGAACACCTCTTAACTCGACCACCAACTTGCAAAGATCTTTATTATGGAGAAATCTCAAGTTCCAGTTATACCAATAAGTGTTGTACTTTCTATGGTCTATCAGGTTAATGACTAAAATTTGAATCTACAATCCTTCGGTAACATAATTATAGGTGGTCGGACACATCATCGCTCGATCAGAGCGGTGGAGAAAATGGGGACCACTGAAAGCCACCTTGGCATAACCCACCCAGTTCAAATAAGAATTTCCCTCCTGCATCTTGACATCACAGAAGGGCCAAAACATCTGCCTGtaaaataggacatagaaaatCATTAGTTATTAATGAAATTTTGCTCTCTCCCTGTGAGGGATTTATGTCTGTCAGAAAGTGATTCCAGGTGTCTCCAGCACCTCATACCTTTCATCTCAAGGCCCGTCACAACTAGGGAGTCTGCAACCGAATTTccctctctataaatatgttgaATATGAAATTCCTCAAGCCAAACAATCATAGACCATATGTCCTTGAGTATGTTGCTTATCGTCCAGCTAATCCCAAAAATACCTTTAGTCACCTCAATAATCAGcttagaatccccttcaatgatcaaTCTTTTAGAATTAATATTGAGAGCCAATTTAAGCCCCCAGAAGAGCGCTAAAGCTTCGACCATGTTACTCGAGGCAGAGAGAAAATTCCCAGCATAGGCCAGAATTAGGTTGCCCAAGCAATCCCTTATAATTCCACCTCCTACCGCAACTCCAATGCGAGCGGCGTCGTCAAAGTTAAGTTTGACCCATGAGGGGAATGAGGCCGACCATCTAGTGTTGAGCCTCTCCATCCTTTTAGAATTTTCATATTGGAGGAATTCGTCGGGCAGATTCCATGTCCTAACCCAATTGCAATCCATCACCAGAGGAGTAGATTGCGGTTATTTCCATTAGACCAAAGTGTTCTCCCTGAGGAGATTTTTTGTTATGCCAACCACCATGTCAATGGAGTTATTAGTATTCCAACAAAAATGAGGAGGGAAGAGTTTCCATAACTGTCTAATCAGAGGGTGAGCAAAGGGGCACTTCCAGTTGCTGATAAACTGTTGCAAGTCTTCCAAGAAGGTCCATGCAATGTTGAATTTAAAAAACGGTATTTGTTATTGAAGCTAAATGCAAATTTATATTTTGTTAAATTAAAGTTGTATATATCAAtgtctctattttttatttatattaaatatcaGAAACCATACATGATTATAAATAGTTCCAACCAACTAGTGTAGAGTTCATAGTAGCAAAAGACATAGACAAGGGGATACAACCCCAACAAGTATCAGTTTAATAGGTTACATATCAAAATTTGTCATAATAGGTTTcataaacaacatgatctcatctacAACTATAATCATCTACCCAAGGAAGGACTTATAATCATCCTCAATCCATGTTGTCCAACCTAGTTG contains the following coding sequences:
- the LOC131859736 gene encoding uncharacterized protein LOC131859736, whose product is MDCNWVRTWNLPDEFLQYENSKRMERLNTRWSASFPSWVKLNFDDAARIGVAVGGGIIRDCLGNLILAYAGNFLSASSNMVEALALFWGLKLALNINSKRLIIEGDSKLIIEVTKGIFGISWTISNILKDIWSMIVWLEEFHIQHIYREGNSVADSLVVTGLEMKGRCFGPSVMSRCRREILI